The following are from one region of the Angustibacter sp. Root456 genome:
- the ligD gene encoding non-homologous end-joining DNA ligase, with protein sequence MRPMLATAADPQSAVPPGETWAHEVKWDGMRLLADVTDGELRLTSRTEADVTVTFPELAGLATVLADGMLDGEVVAFADGKPDFGALADRMHVRDPRRARALAERFPVSYVVFDVLRLYGVPLLGRTFDDRRQTLERLELGDGSDACWQVPAVFDDGEALLEATRVSGLEGIVSKRRTSLYQPGRRSRDWLKRAHRSSQTAVVGGWRAQTGTTSTLASLLVGLPDGAGGLTYLGKVGAGIGPTASADLTRLLTPLASDTSPFSDPVPPVDARGTHWVRPELCIEVAHLGYGRQGRLRQPAMRGVRTDVRLEDLRRE encoded by the coding sequence ATGCGCCCGATGCTCGCCACCGCAGCGGACCCCCAGTCCGCCGTCCCGCCGGGCGAGACGTGGGCGCACGAGGTCAAGTGGGACGGCATGCGCCTGCTCGCCGACGTCACCGACGGCGAGCTGCGGCTGACCTCGCGCACCGAGGCCGACGTCACGGTGACGTTCCCCGAGCTCGCAGGTCTGGCAACGGTTCTGGCCGACGGCATGCTGGACGGCGAGGTCGTGGCCTTCGCCGACGGCAAGCCGGACTTCGGCGCTCTGGCCGACCGCATGCACGTGCGCGACCCCCGCCGGGCGCGCGCGCTCGCTGAGCGGTTCCCGGTGTCGTACGTGGTCTTCGACGTCCTGCGGCTCTACGGCGTGCCGCTGCTCGGACGCACCTTCGACGACCGCCGCCAGACCCTCGAGCGGCTCGAGCTCGGCGACGGCAGCGACGCCTGCTGGCAGGTGCCGGCGGTGTTCGACGACGGCGAGGCGCTGCTCGAGGCGACGCGCGTCAGCGGCCTGGAGGGCATCGTCAGCAAGCGCCGCACGTCGCTCTACCAACCGGGACGACGCAGCCGCGACTGGCTCAAGCGCGCGCACCGCAGCTCGCAGACCGCCGTCGTCGGTGGTTGGCGGGCGCAGACCGGCACGACGTCGACCCTGGCGTCGCTGCTGGTGGGTTTGCCGGACGGCGCGGGCGGCCTGACGTACCTGGGCAAGGTAGGCGCGGGCATCGGACCGACGGCATCGGCCGACCTCACCCGACTGCTCACGCCGCTCGCGAGCGACACCTCTCCGTTCAGTGACCCGGTGCCCCCAGTGGACGCGCGGGGCACGCACTGGGTGCGCCCGGAGCTGTGCATCGAGGTGGCGCACCTCGGCTACGGCCGTCAGGGCCGCCTGCGCCAGCCCGCGATGCGTGGCGTGCGAACCGACGTGCGACTGGAGGACCTGCGCCGTGAGTGA
- the ligD gene encoding non-homologous end-joining DNA ligase codes for MSDSVHEAQVDIDGHRLRLRNLDKVLYPATGTTKAEVIDYYARVAQAMLPLLAKRPVSRFRWPDGVAAPSFVEKSVPQGTPDWVHTVTLDAPGSSKDRGRITYPLVDSLAALTWLANLAALELHVPQWKVGPRGTERDPDRLVIDLDPGAPAALPECAEVALLVRERLSADGLECVPVTSGSKGLQLYAPLSGTQDADVVREYAKRLAESLARERRDLVVSSMSKALRPGKVLLDWSQNHHAKTTICPYSLRGREQPNAAAPRTWAEIEDAGSLTQLHHREVVERLDDLAHVTEALQHKGPRVPT; via the coding sequence GTGAGTGACTCCGTGCACGAGGCGCAGGTCGACATCGACGGCCACCGGCTGCGCCTGCGCAACCTCGACAAGGTGCTCTACCCGGCGACCGGCACCACGAAGGCCGAGGTGATCGACTACTACGCGCGCGTCGCCCAGGCGATGTTGCCGCTGCTCGCCAAGCGACCGGTGAGTCGCTTCCGCTGGCCGGATGGCGTTGCGGCGCCGTCGTTCGTCGAGAAGTCGGTGCCGCAGGGGACGCCGGACTGGGTGCACACGGTGACGCTGGACGCCCCGGGGTCGTCGAAGGACCGCGGCAGGATCACCTACCCGCTCGTCGACTCCCTCGCGGCCCTCACGTGGCTGGCGAACCTCGCGGCCCTGGAGCTGCACGTGCCGCAGTGGAAGGTCGGCCCGCGAGGCACCGAGCGCGACCCCGACCGGCTGGTCATCGACCTCGATCCCGGCGCGCCCGCCGCGCTGCCCGAGTGCGCCGAGGTCGCGCTGCTGGTGCGCGAGCGGCTGTCCGCCGACGGCCTGGAGTGCGTGCCGGTCACGAGCGGCAGCAAGGGCCTGCAGCTGTACGCGCCGCTGTCGGGCACGCAGGACGCCGACGTGGTGCGCGAGTATGCGAAGCGGCTGGCCGAGTCGCTGGCGCGCGAGCGCCGCGACCTGGTCGTGTCGTCGATGTCCAAGGCGCTGCGGCCCGGCAAGGTGCTGCTCGACTGGAGCCAGAACCACCACGCCAAGACGACGATCTGCCCGTACTCGCTTCGCGGACGCGAGCAGCCCAACGCCGCCGCACCGCGCACGTGGGCCGAGATCGAGGACGCCGGATCGCTCACCCAGCTGCACCACCGTGAGGTCGTCGAGCGGCTCGACGACCTCGCCCACGTCACCGAAGCGTTGCAGCACAAGGGGCCGCGCGTCCCGACGTGA
- a CDS encoding Lsr2 family protein, with translation MAQKVQVVLIDDIDGGDADETVTFALDGVSYEIDLNTDNAAKLRDALAVWVGNARRVSGRASSGRSTSRSSGRRSAGSEDTAAIREWAKGNGYQVSERGRISAEVREAYAKAH, from the coding sequence ATGGCGCAGAAGGTCCAGGTCGTTCTGATCGACGACATCGACGGCGGGGACGCGGACGAGACGGTGACGTTCGCGCTCGACGGCGTCAGCTACGAGATCGACCTCAACACCGACAACGCGGCCAAGCTGCGCGACGCCCTCGCGGTGTGGGTGGGCAACGCCCGTCGCGTGAGCGGGCGCGCGTCGTCCGGTCGCAGCACGTCGCGCTCGTCCGGACGCCGGTCAGCCGGCAGCGAGGACACCGCGGCGATCCGCGAGTGGGCCAAGGGCAACGGCTACCAGGTCAGCGAGCGCGGCCGCATCTCGGCCGAGGTGCGCGAGGCCTACGCCAAGGCGCACTGA
- a CDS encoding LUD domain-containing protein, translating to MLRRVREAVGEAAAAGATSQTPPEHRRFGEHAPGSLPLMALLMERLVDYRAEVVRCGGDNDAIGEAVRDVLRRRRAPDVVVPSGLPEAWRPDGAVVDDGLDARALDALDGVVTASAVAIAETGTIVLDGSPDCGRRAISLVPDLHVCVVRVSDIVQTVPEGLALLDPTAPLTFISGPSATSDIELDRVEGVHGPRTLVVVLAG from the coding sequence ATGCTGCGGCGCGTGCGCGAGGCGGTGGGTGAGGCAGCCGCGGCGGGTGCGACGTCCCAGACACCGCCGGAGCACCGGCGCTTCGGGGAGCACGCGCCCGGCAGCCTGCCCTTGATGGCCCTGCTGATGGAGCGGCTGGTCGACTACCGCGCCGAGGTGGTGCGGTGCGGCGGCGACAACGACGCGATCGGCGAGGCGGTGCGCGACGTGCTGCGGCGGCGCCGTGCCCCCGACGTGGTGGTGCCCTCGGGCCTGCCCGAGGCTTGGCGTCCGGACGGCGCGGTGGTCGACGACGGCCTCGACGCCCGAGCGCTGGACGCCCTCGACGGGGTCGTCACCGCGAGCGCCGTGGCCATCGCCGAGACCGGCACGATCGTGCTCGACGGGTCGCCGGACTGCGGACGCCGGGCGATCAGCCTGGTGCCCGACCTGCACGTGTGCGTGGTGCGGGTGAGCGACATCGTGCAGACCGTGCCCGAGGGGCTGGCGCTGCTCGACCCCACCGCGCCGCTGACGTTCATCAGCGGGCCGAGCGCCACGAGCGACATCGAGCTCGACCGGGTCGAGGGCGTGCACGGGCCGCGCACGCTCGTCGTCGTCCTCGCCGGCTGA